TTTGCTCGGCCATTCGATCCCTTAAGTAGGATTTACAGATGACTCTAGCACGATTAGTTTTCAACCTGTCATGAAAAGCATTATCTGCTCTCGACCAATTTGTGCACGGATGGCGGACCCCATTTTCAGAAATCTTCCAAGATGATAATGGTCTCATCCCAGAATTCATAGCATGATTTTTCCTCCGTTAACTAATTGAGGATTAAATTATTAAAGGGTCGGTCTCATCTGTTTGGTGTTGGAAGCTTCACCGACGTCAAAGTCTCCGCCATCAGCCGCCCCCGATTGGTGGCTTTTCCGTCAATTGACTAATGACTTCTTTTTGTTTGGCGTtacgttttttttcttttcatttacgATTTCATCGTTAAATGTctccagaattttttttaaaacatattaCAATTTTTAATACATTTGTTAACCCTGTAGATTCACGATTAAAATTCTGAAAATCAAATACTTTCTCATTAAACCCGTTTAATAAGTGCCCGactctttattttgtaattttatctaTATCCCACCGgtgataaattttgaaaattcgaacATAACCTATTTGTAAACAGCcctaccaaaaatttcaaatcttaaacTATTTCTCTTTACATGTATTACATGTGTAATTTCTTCGCATCGTGTCAATAGTTTTTTTTGTTAACTCGAATAtttattagtaaaataaaaGTCTATTTTCACGTGCAATGTAGCTGTGCACTTTTTACCAATGATTTATGGAGAAAACCtcctaattgattttgaggcTGGCTGAAAATCTATAGTGTTTATAGGATCTAATAAATGCGTAGATATTTGTTGTGCAGGTTATGCTGACTTAAAGCTGATTATCCTTACTATATTCCGACTCTAAAGATCTCACAAGAGTACTATCAAAGAATTAGACATCTAAATTGCATATCGGATTCAGATCCTAAGATGAGAATGATTTTGTCTCCGAGAAAAACTTCAGACGTAACGTTCAAATTCAGACGTAAGTAATAGACTCGGACTCATATTCGGATTCGGATGTAGTTTACTGAGTATCTAAACTCATGCAATATCATCTGTTCACAAAGACAATTCAAATGCGGAACGAATCATTTATAACCGCTATTATTCTAGCTTGAATTTCTCGTTACAGAAAGAGAGAGTTGATCCTCAATCTCAAGGACGATCTTACGAtgcaaatttttctttctcttaattGCATCCTACAGTCCATTGCACACACGTgaatctttttttcatttcaggCTCTAGCATGGTTCTGATCTTGAGTGTTGAACTTCCATATTAGTTTATCGACTTCTTTAGAATCACCTATACACCCGCTCTATTGTCCATTCTTAgttaaaagcattttttattcgGACAAATTAGAACAGATGATGTCAATTCAAGATCAAGTCTAGTTAATTATATAACTTTACGTCGTGGATTTAACTTCAGTTGGAAGACTAGAAATTTAACAAGGAAGAGCAAAGACTATGAAGGTGGACACTGGGAGTGGGTTCTCTTAGTAGTCCTATATAACAGCTCTTCCTCTCACTGACATACCGCGAGCTCGCACGCACTGAACGAATGGAGGGTCGCCTGAAAGAGCGAGCCCCGGGACTCCGGGCGGCTGTGGCGGCGGTCGCGTTGCTGCTCTGTCGATTTCCAGCATGTTTGGCTACTGCTGCAGCTTGCGAGTTTCCAGCAATCTTCAACTTCAGAGGCTCGAACTCCGACAAGGGTGGGTTGTCGGCTGTGCTTGGGCAGGTCCCGCCGCCGAATGGAGAGACGTATTTCCGCAGGCTGTAGGGGAGGTACTGTGACGATCGCTTGCTCGTTGATTTTATAGGTACCGTCTCAACTTTCTTCGGTACACAGATGATCATTTCGTACGTTAGTTTCTGTCCGCAACATCCGAATTTCACATTTGAATAAGATCTCCATGGACATATTAAACTGAAACTAAAGCTTTAAGATTTAACGGTAGACTTGAAACTTTAGGTTATATGATCGCAGGGTAATCTTGTTAAATAATCAGAAGAGTAGTGTAACAATTATATTGCAGCGGAAGATTTGAGGTTGCCTCATCTGAGTGCATATTTGGACTCTGTTGGTTCAAACTTCAGTCATGGAGCCAATTTCGCTGTGGCCGGATCGCCAATCAGACCACAGGCTATAACCCAGGGCGGATGTATTCCAATCTCATTAAACGTTCAGCTCGTCGAGTTCTCTGACTTTCTCCTGAGGTCACGAGTATTTCGGTCAGGTACGGTTGTCCTAAATTTTGCCAGCACCTCGAATACAAATGCaccattttttgtgaaaacgCAGTCGACAGTCGAGAAAGGAATCAGACTCTGtatgtttcgtggaaaatgaaaCATTTCTAGCAATTTGAATTGCTTCTCATCACTACTGTCATTTCCATCTGATAATGTGGATGTGATGATGTTTCAATCCCATGCCTTTGTTAGCAAAAAGGAGGGGCGTTCACAAGATTATTGCCGCAAGAAGAGTATTTCTCCAGTGCTCTGTACACGTTCGACATTGGCCAAAACGATCTCACGTCCGGATTGAAGCAGAACATGACCATCAATCCGATAAAGGCGGACATTCCCGATGTGACGACTCAGTTCTCAGATACCATAAAGGTGCTGGTTTTTGTTGGTGTTCCATAATCGATGTGAGATTATTCTGAAACACTTTGGATGAAATTTCACGTGCAACAGAAAGCATATGCTCAAGGAGGAAGGTCATTCTGGATACACAACACTGGCCTGTTGGGGTGTTCGATCTTCATCAGGGACTAGTATCATCACGGAGCTCAGGAGGATGAACACGGTTGTTTGAGACCTTTCAATGAGTTGGCTCAGTACTTCAACACCATACTGAAGCAAGCCATGGATTCACTCAGGACAGAGCTTCCTCTGGCAGCAATAACATATGTTGATGTGTACTCTGTGAAGTATAATCTCATCACTCAAGCACATAAACAtggtaaattaattaaataaccTTCTCATCTTTTCTCCGGTCTCCATAATATTTCCGGAACAGGTCATTTCATAGGTGTCTTGCTCGAATCATACG
The genomic region above belongs to Rhodamnia argentea isolate NSW1041297 chromosome 6, ASM2092103v1, whole genome shotgun sequence and contains:
- the LOC115749334 gene encoding GDSL esterase/lipase At3g26430-like; the encoded protein is MEGRLKERAPGLRAAVAAVALLLCRFPACLATAAACEFPAIFNFRGSNSDKGGLSAVLGQVPPPNGETYFRRLHGANFAVAGSPIRPQAITQGGCIPISLNVQLVEFSDFLLRSRQKGGAFTRLLPQEEYFSSALYTFDIGQNDLTSGLKQNMTINPIKADIPDVTTQFSDTIKVLVFVGVP